Genomic window (Propionibacteriaceae bacterium ZF39):
CACCGGCTCCGCATGGGAATGTTCCCGTTGCGCAGCACGCGGCCGGAGCACCAGCGATTACCGCGCACCGAGCTCCGCGCTTGGCCAAGGCAGGGCATGCCCGCAACCGCACGGACCTGCCGTTCGTTTACGAGGGCGGCGGACGCGTCGGTCTCTGGATCAAGGTCTTCCTGCTTAACCTTCTCACCCTGGGCTTCGGTTATCCGTGGGCAGTCGTCATGAAGGAACGCCATAAGGCATCCCGAACCTTTGTTGAAGGTCGCCGCTTGGTGTTCATCGGAACCGGCGGATCGTTGATTGGCAAGTGGATCAAATGGTGGTTCCTGACACTGATCACCTTTGGTATCTATGGTTTCTGGGTTCGCGGGAAACTCGAGAAGTGGACTATCGAAAACTACGATTTCGCGTGATCTCGTCCGGTTCGGGCTCGATAGCCCGAACCGGTCGTGGTGCGGTGTGACACCGTGGGCGGGTGAGCGACGGCGTACGCGATCCTGACGACTCGACCCGCGACGAACTGCCGGGCGAGCGGCTGGACCGAAACTGGAATGAGCTCCTGCAGGAGATGCGCGTGATCCAGACCGGCATCCAGATCCTGTTCGGGTTCCTGCTGACGGTGCCGTTCCAGCCGCGGTTCGTCCAACTCACGCAGAGCGAGCGCGTGATGTTCGTCATCCTGCTGGCGCTTGTCGCCCTGTCGACGGTGATCAACCTCGCGCCGATCCTCGCCCATCGCCTGGTCTTCCAGCAGCGCCGCAAGGCCTGGCTGGTAGCTCTGGCCAACCGCAGCGCCATCATCGCCATCGCCCTGCTCGGGCTCGCACTCGTCGCCGGCCTCGGCCTGGTCATCAACCTGACCTTCGGGGAGGTGCCGGGCTACTGGGCTGCAGGCCTCCTCGCCGTGGTGATCCTGCTCGCGTGGCTGGTGGCGCCGCTTCGGATGCGGAGACACCGGGCCGAGGAGCGATAGCCCTATCGACTTGTCTCCATATGGGCCTACGCTCAACAGGTGCGCCTCTTTGCGTTGCTCTGTCTCTTGCTCAGCCTCGTGCTGGCAGCCTGCGGCACGATTCCTTCCGACCCGAAGGACACACTCGACAACGTCCGCAGTCGCGGCGAGTTGGTCGTCGGGGTCTCCCCCACCCCGCCGTGGACGACCGCCGAGGGCCCCGACCGCGTGGGCGGGACCGAAGTCGAACTCATTCGTGGATTCGCCGAGCGGCTCGGCGTACGCCCCCGCTGGGTGGTCGGTGGCGAGCAGTCTCTCGTCGCCGAGTTGGAGGACGGCGCCCTGGACGTGGCCATCGGCGGTTTCACCAAGGACTCGCCCTGGGCAGCGCTCGCGGGGGCGACCCGGCCCTATGCGACGGCGCCGGACAAGAAGGGCAGGGAACAGGAGCACATCATGCTCGTGCCCATGGGTGAGAATGCGTTCCTGAGCGAACTCGAGCGCTATCTCGACGAGCAGACCGGGAAGACAACCCGATGAGCGAGCCCACATTCGGGTCCACCAAGCTACCGGCGGAACAACAGGAAGCGCTCCGCAAGGCCAAGAGGCTCGCCTGGATCTCGATCGCCTACGTCATCAGCGCGGTGGTCGCGGTGCTGCTCGTCATGGGCAGTTCGCAGGCGATGCGGGCGGCCTGGTTGGAGGACATGCTCAGCCTGTTGCCCCCACTGGCCTTCCTGATCGCCGCGCGCCTCATCCGGCGCGGCCCCGACGCCGAACACCCCTATGCTTGGCACCGCAGCATCGGCATCGCTCACCTCAGCGCCTCGCTGGCGCTGCTGGGCATGGGCGTCTTCGTCGTGGGCGACTCGGCCATGACTCTGCTCAGCGCCGAGCACCCCACGATCGGGACGATGAATCTCTTCGGTCACACGTTCTGGCAGGGCTGGCTGATGATCGTGGTGCTGGCGTACACCGGCATTCCGAATATCTTCATCGGTCGCGCCAAGCTGCGTCTCGCCGAGACGCTGCACGATCGCGTCCTGCATGCAGACGGCGAGATGAACAAGGACGACTGGGCGACCGCGTCGGGAGCGATGATCGGCGTGATCGGGCTGGGGCTGGGATTCTGGTGGGCCGATTCGGTGATCGCGATCGCCATCGGTGCCTCCGTGATCAGGGACGGCATCCGGAACGTCCGCACAGCGGTCGCCGGGCTCATGGACACCCGGGCCCGAACGACCGACGGCAAACACATTCATCCACTGGTACACGAGGTCAACCGGTCGTTGCGGGAGCTGACCTGGGTGAGGGATGCGGGTTCGCGGGTACGCGACCTCGGTCACGTTTTTCATGTCGAGGCATTCGTGGTCCCCGATGGCCCGATCGGGATCGACCAGATCTCCGCCGCCCGCGACCGGCTCGCCGCGCTGGACTGGAAGATCGATGACGTCAGCATCGTGCCGGTGGCTGAATTGCCCGAGGGACTCGACGCCGAGGTGGCGCACCCCCGGTGAGAGCTGGGGTACGCCGACGCCGACCTCAGACGAGCACGCGGGAAACCGGCAGACCGGACTCCGCGCCGAAGGCCAGGCCGGATTCGGCCCGCCCGGCCGCGACCAGTTCCGCACCGAGCACCGCGATCATCGCTCCGTTGTCGGTGCACAGCCCCGGCCGCGGACGCCGCAGGGTGATGCCGTGCTCGGCACAGCGCTCGGCGAGCAGCGACCGCAGGCGCGAGTTGGCCGCGACTCCGCCCCCGAGCAACAGCGTCGAGACTCCGTGCTCGCGGCACGCATCGACGGCCTTCGCCGACAGCACGTCACAGACCGCTTCCTGGAACGACGCACAGACATCGGCCACCGGGATCTCGCGCCCCTCCAGCTCGGCCGTTTCGACCCAGCGCGCCACCGCGGTCTTCAGCCCCGAGAACGAGAAGTCGAACCGGTGCTTCTCCAGGTCATGCCGGGCGGTCAAGCCCCGCGGGAAGCGGATCGCCTTCGGATCCCCGTCGGCCGCGAGCTTGTCGATGATCGGCCCGCCGGGATAGCCGAGCCCGAGCAGCCGGGCGACCTTGTCATAGGCCTCCCCCGCCGCGTCGTCGATGGTCTCGCCGAGCTGCGTGATCGAGTCGGTGAGGTGGTCGACCTTCAGCAGCGACGTATGCCCACCCGACACCAGCAGCGCCACCGCGGGCAGCGGCAGCTCGCCCGAGTCCAGCAGGTCGACGGCCACATGCGCAGCGAGATGGTTCACCCCATAGAGCGGCTTGTCGAGCGCGAGCGCGAGCGCCTTCGCAGCCGAGACACCGACGACCAGCGCTCCCATGAGCCCGGGGCCGGCGGTGACGGCGATCGCATCGATATCGTCCAGCTCCACGCCGGCCGACTCACAGGCGCGCTCCAGCGTCGGCACCAGCGCCTCCAGGTGCGCACGGCTGGCCACCTCGGGCACGACGCCCCCGAACCGCGCATGCCGCTCGACCGACGAGGCGACCTCGTTGGCCAGCAGCTCGCGCCCGCGTACCAACGCGAAGCCCGTCTCATCGCACGACGATTCGACGCCCAGGATCAGCGGCGCGTTGGCCTCAATCGTCTGCATCGTCATCCTCCAGCTCGACTCGCATGACAACGGCGTCAACCCCGTTGCCGTAGTAGTTGTTCCGCCGCGCGATCTCCTCGAACCCGAATGCGGCATAGAGGGCCATGGCCGGGGCGTTGTCGTGGCGTACCTCCAACAACATCTCCTCGGCCTCCTCCGCTGCCACGATTCCGGCGGCGAGGAGGGTTTTTCCGAGACCGGTACGCCGGCCCGCGCTCGCGACGATGATGCGGTTGAGCTCGGCCACCCCCCCGACCTGCTGGACGGTGATGACACCGGAGATCTCTTCGGCCTCCTCGGCCACCAGGACGATGCGGTTGTCGGCGGCGAGTTCGCTCGCCCACGAGGCCCGACTCCAGAGTTCGCGCCCCTCGAAGCCCTGTTCCTCCAACGCGAGGATCTGATCGACATCGGAATCGGCGGCTCGGCGTACGCTCATCGCCGCCGCACCCTCTTCCGCACCAGCGTCGATTTGCGCCTGGTCGGCTCGGCCGCGTCGGGCCGCCGCAGATACAGCGGCTGGGTGCCGGCGGACGGCAGCGCGGTCCCCAGCGCGGCCATGAGCGCGGCATCGATCTCGGTCGGCCCGTCGGGACGCGGCCGGTCGCCGAGGCGATCGGCGTACGCCTGAACCCCCGGCCCGATCACCGGCAGCGCCGGCAGGTCCTCGGGGGCGGACACATGGGGACCGTTCAGCCGTTCGGCGCCGCGATAGTGCGCCCAATAGAGCTCCTTGCGCCGGGCATCGGAGGCGACGACATACTCATCGTCCCGACCGGCAGCGGCGGCGACCACGTCGAGGCTGCACACCCCGTGCAGGGGGAGGTTGCGGACCGACGCGAGCATCTGGGCCGCGGCGATCCCGACCCGGAGACCGGTGAACGGGCCAGGGCCGAGGCCGACGGTGATGAGATCGAGATCGGGTACGCCCACCCCCGCCTCCGTGAGCGCCTCCCGGATCAACGGCACGAGGCTCTCGAGGTGAGCCCGCGTATCGGCGACATGCCGACGGGCCAGGACCTCGCCATCGCGCGCCAGTCCCACGCGCACATCGGCCGAGGTGTCCACTGCCAGGACGAGCGTCATCGCCAGTCTCCGTTCCCTGGGAAATCCACTGCGGTCCACCGCGCACCCACTGCGCGCAGAACGACCTCGCGGGCGTCATCGGCCGGATCGTCGGAGCGTCGGATGTCGATCTCGAGGCGGTCGTCGGAGAGTTGCTCGGCCACGCCTGCGCCCCATTCGATGACCGTCACGCTCTGGTCGAGATCGGAGTCCAGGTCGATGTCGTCGACCTCGTCGCCGCTCAGATCATGGGCGTCGACTCCGTCACCACGGAGCCGATAGGCATCGACGTGGACGAGATCGGGGCCATCGACGCCCTGATGAATGCGTGACAACACGAACGTCGGCGAGGTGATCGCCTCGGTGATACCGAGACCGACACCGATCCCCTGCGTGAGCGTGGTCTTGCCCGCACCCAGGTCGCCGGTGAGGATCACGAGGTCACCGGCTCGGAAGAGCTGCCCGAGCCGGGCGCCCAAAGCCTGCATCGCCTCGGCCGTCGGCACATCGAGGAGCACCGGCAGCCGGCGGGTCACGGACAGCCCGTCACCCGCATAACCCAGGCTCCGCAGCCAGTCCCCGCAGGCATGGTCGGGGGCCTCCGAGGTGATCACCCTCCCGGTTCGGCCCGCGAGCTCCTCGGCCGCACCCACGAGGGCGCCACCGATCCCCTGCCCGCGCCAGTCGGGCGCGACCACGACAGCGCTGAGGCGTACCGGATCGGAGACCGACCAACCGGCCGCCCCGATCAGCCGACCGTCGGCGAAGGCCCCGACCCAGTGGTTGCCCACCGGATCGAGGCCCAGATCCCTGACACTCGCAGCGTCCGGGCCGAGCTCGACGAGCTCGACCTCAGCCGAATCCTGCGTCACCGCACCTCCAGCGCAGATCAGTCCCGCGGCCGGCGGCCGTGGTGGAACTTGCCACCGCGACGCGGGCCACGATCATCGAACGAATCCCGGCCCCAGCCACGCTTGCGCGGGCCGCTGCGCGGCTTGCGAGCGGGGCGGGGCGGGGCGATCAGCGCCTGGAACGCCTCTTCGGTCACCGGCTCCCCTTCGGGCATCCGGGCACCGGTGAGTTCGGCCATGAGCTCGTCGCCGGGGCGCACCTGCACGGGGTCGACCTTCACGCCGGCCATGTCGGTGAGGCGACGCATGGTCTTGCGCTGGTGCGGGAGGGTGATCGTGACGACGTGGCCCTCTTCGCCGGCACGGGCGGTGCGGCCCGCACGGTGCAGATAGTCCTTCGGGCCCATCGGCGGATCGACCTGGAGGACGAGGGAGACCTCGTCGACGTGGATACCGCGCGCGGCGACATCGGTCGCGACGAGGACGGGCACCGAGCCCTCCTTGAACGCCTTGAGCATCCGCGCCCGCGCACCCTGGGTGAGACCACCGTGCAGGGCACCCGCGGTCACGCCCGCCTGGCGCAGCTGCTCGGCCACGCGGTCGGCGCCGCGCTGCGTGCGCACGAACACGACGGTCCGGCCTTCACGGTTGGCGATGGCGGCGGTCGCAAGGTTCTTGTCGTGCGGAAGCACATGAAGGATGTGGTGGTGCATGGTCGAAACCGACGCCTTGGCCGAGTCGACCTCGTGCGTCACGGGATCGGTCAGGTAGCGCTGCACCAGCCGGTCGACACCCCGGTCGAGCGTGGCCGAGAACAGCAGGCGCTGCCCATCGGCCGGCGTCGCGTCGAGGATCGTCGTGACGGCCTCCATGAAGCCGAGGTCGGCCATGTGGTCGGCCTCGTCGAGCACGCTGATCTGCACCTTGGACAGATCGGCGACGCCCTGCTCCATCAAGTCGATGAGGCGACCCGGGGTCGCGACCACGACATCGACACCACGGTCGAACGCCTTGATCTGCGGCCCGAACGCCATGCCGCCGGCGACCAGCGTCGTCGAGAGACCGACGACCTTGGCCAGCGGCGCCAGCACATCGGCGACCTGCAGTGCGAGCTCACGCGTCGGCACGAGCACGATGGCCCCCGGAGCACCACTCACCGCGGCCTCGCCATTGGCGAGACGCGCCAGCAGCGGCAGGCCGAAGCCCAGGGTCTTGCCCGAACCGGTCCGGCCACGGCCCAGCACGTCTTTGCCCGCCAGCGCGTCCGGAATCGTCGCGGCCTGGATCGGGAACGGCGAGGTGATGCCCTGCTGATCGAGCGCCCCCACGAGCACCTTCGGCAGACCCAGTTCGGCGAAGCCGGCATCGTCGGCCACGGCCGCCGCGTCGACTTCCTCGAGCTCCGTCGCCGTCCAACTCATCGTGTCGGCGCCGCCGTCGAAGTCATCCTGGTCGGCCCACTCGGTGCGCTCTTCGCGCTCCTCGCGACCGCGGAATCCACGGTCGTCCCGGTCCCGGCGGAACCCGCCCTCGTTGCCCCAGCCGCGATCGCGCTTCTCATCACGCCGACGCTCGCGGTTCTCCCACGAACGGGTCGGATGCGGACGATGCTCGGGACGGCGGTGCTCGCGACGGTCATCGCTGCGGCCGCGGGAATGGTCACGCGAGTCATTGCCCCAGCGGGAGCCACGGTCCGTACGCTCGCCGCGGTCTTCCCACGTGCGAGGGCCACGGTCGTTCTTGCCCCAGCGGTCGTTGCGATCGCCACGGTCGGTCCGCTCCCCGCGATCCTCCCAGCGCCGGCCCCGGTTCTCCCAGGAGCCACCACGGGCACCCCGGTCGTTCCGGTCGCCACGGTCATCGCGGCGATCGCCCCGGTTCTCCCATCGGCCACCGCGGTCGTTGTCCCAGCGGCGTTCGCCGCGGCCACCCCGGTCGTCGCGGCGATCCCCACCGAAGCGGTCGTCGCGGCGCTCGTTGCGCTCACCCCGGTTGTCGCGCCGGTCGCCACCGAAGTGGTTGTCCCGGCTGTCGCGGCGGTCGTCACGGTCGCGGTTGAAACCACGGTCGCTGCGACCCTCGAAGCCGCGCTCGTCGCGCTCGCTGCGGGGGCGGCCACCGCTCTTGCGCGGCGAATGGCCGCGCTCTGCTCGTTCGGAGGCGCTCCAGCGCTTCTTCGGCGTACCGTCAGCCTTGAAGCTCTTCGCGCCCTTCGCCCTGATCTTCGTTGTCGGACGTTTGGACATAAGTCACCCAATTCCCGGACCTTGTCGGCCCACTGGCAGGAACGTCAGCGGCCGAGCCCCCGCGCCGGCGGCGCGTATCGGTCTAGTACGCACCGCTGGTGCGTACGGGTGCACAACTCATGGCGCACCCACCCGGGAATCCGCGCCGAACCGCGCGTACCCATCGGAAAAGGAGGGCTGGAGAGACGATCCTCGGGCGCCCCATCGCATCGCGATGTCGGTTGGCCCACTGTCCCGCACTGCGCTGCGCAGCCGGGGTGTCGCCCCGCCGGGAAAGACCCCGGAATGCTGGCGACCGATCAAGATTACCAATGAGTTGCCGAACCACCGAATTCCGTGCCGTTCCGGGGAATCCCCACGCGCTGGCCCCGAGTGTTCACGATCCGTTCAGTCCTGCGTCGGAACGGCGAATCCTTGGGACATGGAACAGCGAGTTACGTTGGTGACGTGCGGGTTGCGATAGTGACGGAGTCTTTCCTCCCACAGGTGAACGGCGTGACACATTCGGTCATGCGCGTTCTTGAACACCTGCGGGCCGAAGGCCACGAGGCAATGGTGATTGCCCCTCAGGATGCCGGTCTCCCCAAGGAGTACGCCGGCTTCCCGGTGAGAGGCATCCTCTCGGTCGCCCTGCCGGGGTACGCCGAGGTGCGGGTCGCGACGACCCCGCAGTGGCGCTTCGAGCGGTTGTTCGCCGAGTTCCGCCCCGACGTGGTTCACCTTGCGGCGCCGATCGGCATGGGCCACCAGGCCGCGCTGGCCTGCCAGCGCCTCGGCATTCCGAGCGTCGCGATCTATCAGACCGATGTCCCGTCCTATGCCTCGCGCTATGGCCTGCCGGCCGCCGAGCCGCTGCTGTGGAAGTGGTTCCGCACGGTCCATGAGCTCGCCACGATGACGCTCGCGCCCTCCACCTATGCGCGACAGCAACTGCTCTCCGCAGGCGTACGCCGGGTCGGCCTGTGGGGACGTGGCGTTGACGCGGAGCGTTTCCATCCGGCCAAGCGCGATGAGGCCTTCCGCCGCGAGCTCGCCCCCAACGGCGAGAAGCTGATCGGCTACGTGGGCCGGCTGGCACCGGAGAAGCAGGTCGAGGATCTCGAGGTCCTGGCCAACCTGCCCGGCACGCGCACGGTCATCGTCGGCAAGGGTCCGAAGGCCGACGAGCTGCGCGAGATCCTTCCCCGCGCCGTGTTCCTCGGGCAGCTCACCGGTGATGACCTGCCGCGGATGCTCGCCTCGATGGATGTGTTCGTCGCGCCGGGTGAACTCGAGACCTTCTGCCAGACGATCCAGGAGGCGCAGGCCTCGGGCGTGCCTCCGATCGCTCCGGCCCGCGGCGGCCCCATCGACCTGATCGACGCGTCGCACACCGGCTGGCTCTATGCGCCGGGCGACCTCGCCGGCATGCGCGCGCATGTGCGTGACCTGCTGGGTGACGACTTCAAGCGTGAGGTCTTCGGCCGCAAGGCGCGCGAAGCGGTCGAGCACCGCACCTGGGCGACCACGTGCGCCCAGCTCGTCGGCCACTATGCCGAGGCGATCGAGACGCATCACCAGCTCGCCCGCGCTGCCTGACCCATCGGTCATTTCTGCAACGACCCCGGGATCTTTTCCCGGGGCCGTTTGCTGTCCGGGGGGAGTCACAAAGTCGTTGCATTCGCCCCAAGACGTGGTGATTTGTCTTCCTACCTGCGAGTATCACGAGCAAGCAGGACCACAAGGAAGAGGTCGACATGCGCCGATCACCCGATCGAAAGTCGAGAACCCGGGCCTCCGCAGGCCTGGCAGCGGCGGCCCTCATAGCGACCGCCGCTCTGAGCGGCTGCGCCGCCGATGAAGGCGGCCCACCAGCCCTGACCTGGTATATCAACCCCGATGACGGCGGCCAGGCCACCATCGCCCAGCGCTGCACAGAAGCGTCCGGCGGGAAATACACCATCACCACCTCGCTGCTCCCCCGGGACGCCTCGTCCCAGCGCGAGCAGCTCGCCCGGCGCCTCGCCGCGGGCGACAAGTCGATGGACATCATGAGTCTCGACCCCCCGTTCGTGCCGGAATTGGCCGAGCCGGGATTCCTCGCCCCCGTTCCCGAGAACGTCGTCGCCGAGACCACCTCCGACATCGTGGAGGGCGCGCTGGCCGGGGCCCAGTGGAACGACCAGGTCGTGGCAGTGCCGTTCTGGGCCAACACGCAGCTGCTCTGGTATCGCAAGTCCGTCGCCCAGGCCGCCGGCCTCGACATGAATCAGCCCGTGACGTGGGACCAGATCATGGAAGCCGCGAAGTCCCAGGACAAGCAACTCGGTGTGCAGGGCGTACGCAGCGAGTCCATGACCGTGTGGGTCAACGCCCTGTATGAATCCCAGGGCACGTCGATCGTCGAGAATCCGGGCGCGTCGAAGGACGAGGTCCAGCTGGGCCTCGACTCCGAAGCCGGCCGGGAGGCTGCGCGCGTGATCGGGACGATCGGACGCGACGGTCTCGGCGGACCGGGCCTGTCGACCGCGGACGAGAGCGCCTCGATGGCCCTCTTCCAGGGCGACAAGGGCTCGTTCATGGTCAACTGGCCGTTCATCTGGCCGGC
Coding sequences:
- a CDS encoding DUF898 family protein translates to MSEHYPQHGSAVQPFPPAPHGNVPVAQHAAGAPAITAHRAPRLAKAGHARNRTDLPFVYEGGGRVGLWIKVFLLNLLTLGFGYPWAVVMKERHKASRTFVEGRRLVFIGTGGSLIGKWIKWWFLTLITFGIYGFWVRGKLEKWTIENYDFA
- a CDS encoding DUF6328 family protein, with the protein product MSDGVRDPDDSTRDELPGERLDRNWNELLQEMRVIQTGIQILFGFLLTVPFQPRFVQLTQSERVMFVILLALVALSTVINLAPILAHRLVFQQRRKAWLVALANRSAIIAIALLGLALVAGLGLVINLTFGEVPGYWAAGLLAVVILLAWLVAPLRMRRHRAEER
- a CDS encoding transporter substrate-binding domain-containing protein, which translates into the protein MRLFALLCLLLSLVLAACGTIPSDPKDTLDNVRSRGELVVGVSPTPPWTTAEGPDRVGGTEVELIRGFAERLGVRPRWVVGGEQSLVAELEDGALDVAIGGFTKDSPWAALAGATRPYATAPDKKGREQEHIMLVPMGENAFLSELERYLDEQTGKTTR
- a CDS encoding cation diffusion facilitator family transporter, which translates into the protein MSEPTFGSTKLPAEQQEALRKAKRLAWISIAYVISAVVAVLLVMGSSQAMRAAWLEDMLSLLPPLAFLIAARLIRRGPDAEHPYAWHRSIGIAHLSASLALLGMGVFVVGDSAMTLLSAEHPTIGTMNLFGHTFWQGWLMIVVLAYTGIPNIFIGRAKLRLAETLHDRVLHADGEMNKDDWATASGAMIGVIGLGLGFWWADSVIAIAIGASVIRDGIRNVRTAVAGLMDTRARTTDGKHIHPLVHEVNRSLRELTWVRDAGSRVRDLGHVFHVEAFVVPDGPIGIDQISAARDRLAALDWKIDDVSIVPVAELPEGLDAEVAHPR
- the tsaD gene encoding tRNA (adenosine(37)-N6)-threonylcarbamoyltransferase complex transferase subunit TsaD: MQTIEANAPLILGVESSCDETGFALVRGRELLANEVASSVERHARFGGVVPEVASRAHLEALVPTLERACESAGVELDDIDAIAVTAGPGLMGALVVGVSAAKALALALDKPLYGVNHLAAHVAVDLLDSGELPLPAVALLVSGGHTSLLKVDHLTDSITQLGETIDDAAGEAYDKVARLLGLGYPGGPIIDKLAADGDPKAIRFPRGLTARHDLEKHRFDFSFSGLKTAVARWVETAELEGREIPVADVCASFQEAVCDVLSAKAVDACREHGVSTLLLGGGVAANSRLRSLLAERCAEHGITLRRPRPGLCTDNGAMIAVLGAELVAAGRAESGLAFGAESGLPVSRVLV
- the rimI gene encoding ribosomal protein S18-alanine N-acetyltransferase, encoding MSVRRAADSDVDQILALEEQGFEGRELWSRASWASELAADNRIVLVAEEAEEISGVITVQQVGGVAELNRIIVASAGRRTGLGKTLLAAGIVAAEEAEEMLLEVRHDNAPAMALYAAFGFEEIARRNNYYGNGVDAVVMRVELEDDDADD
- the tsaB gene encoding tRNA (adenosine(37)-N6)-threonylcarbamoyltransferase complex dimerization subunit type 1 TsaB, which codes for MTLVLAVDTSADVRVGLARDGEVLARRHVADTRAHLESLVPLIREALTEAGVGVPDLDLITVGLGPGPFTGLRVGIAAAQMLASVRNLPLHGVCSLDVVAAAAGRDDEYVVASDARRKELYWAHYRGAERLNGPHVSAPEDLPALPVIGPGVQAYADRLGDRPRPDGPTEIDAALMAALGTALPSAGTQPLYLRRPDAAEPTRRKSTLVRKRVRRR
- the tsaE gene encoding tRNA (adenosine(37)-N6)-threonylcarbamoyltransferase complex ATPase subunit type 1 TsaE; this encodes MTQDSAEVELVELGPDAASVRDLGLDPVGNHWVGAFADGRLIGAAGWSVSDPVRLSAVVVAPDWRGQGIGGALVGAAEELAGRTGRVITSEAPDHACGDWLRSLGYAGDGLSVTRRLPVLLDVPTAEAMQALGARLGQLFRAGDLVILTGDLGAGKTTLTQGIGVGLGITEAITSPTFVLSRIHQGVDGPDLVHVDAYRLRGDGVDAHDLSGDEVDDIDLDSDLDQSVTVIEWGAGVAEQLSDDRLEIDIRRSDDPADDAREVVLRAVGARWTAVDFPGNGDWR
- a CDS encoding DEAD/DEAH box helicase yields the protein MSKRPTTKIRAKGAKSFKADGTPKKRWSASERAERGHSPRKSGGRPRSERDERGFEGRSDRGFNRDRDDRRDSRDNHFGGDRRDNRGERNERRDDRFGGDRRDDRGGRGERRWDNDRGGRWENRGDRRDDRGDRNDRGARGGSWENRGRRWEDRGERTDRGDRNDRWGKNDRGPRTWEDRGERTDRGSRWGNDSRDHSRGRSDDRREHRRPEHRPHPTRSWENRERRRDEKRDRGWGNEGGFRRDRDDRGFRGREEREERTEWADQDDFDGGADTMSWTATELEEVDAAAVADDAGFAELGLPKVLVGALDQQGITSPFPIQAATIPDALAGKDVLGRGRTGSGKTLGFGLPLLARLANGEAAVSGAPGAIVLVPTRELALQVADVLAPLAKVVGLSTTLVAGGMAFGPQIKAFDRGVDVVVATPGRLIDLMEQGVADLSKVQISVLDEADHMADLGFMEAVTTILDATPADGQRLLFSATLDRGVDRLVQRYLTDPVTHEVDSAKASVSTMHHHILHVLPHDKNLATAAIANREGRTVVFVRTQRGADRVAEQLRQAGVTAGALHGGLTQGARARMLKAFKEGSVPVLVATDVAARGIHVDEVSLVLQVDPPMGPKDYLHRAGRTARAGEEGHVVTITLPHQRKTMRRLTDMAGVKVDPVQVRPGDELMAELTGARMPEGEPVTEEAFQALIAPPRPARKPRSGPRKRGWGRDSFDDRGPRRGGKFHHGRRPRD
- a CDS encoding glycosyltransferase family 1 protein; its protein translation is MRVAIVTESFLPQVNGVTHSVMRVLEHLRAEGHEAMVIAPQDAGLPKEYAGFPVRGILSVALPGYAEVRVATTPQWRFERLFAEFRPDVVHLAAPIGMGHQAALACQRLGIPSVAIYQTDVPSYASRYGLPAAEPLLWKWFRTVHELATMTLAPSTYARQQLLSAGVRRVGLWGRGVDAERFHPAKRDEAFRRELAPNGEKLIGYVGRLAPEKQVEDLEVLANLPGTRTVIVGKGPKADELREILPRAVFLGQLTGDDLPRMLASMDVFVAPGELETFCQTIQEAQASGVPPIAPARGGPIDLIDASHTGWLYAPGDLAGMRAHVRDLLGDDFKREVFGRKAREAVEHRTWATTCAQLVGHYAEAIETHHQLARAA
- a CDS encoding extracellular solute-binding protein; this translates as MRRSPDRKSRTRASAGLAAAALIATAALSGCAADEGGPPALTWYINPDDGGQATIAQRCTEASGGKYTITTSLLPRDASSQREQLARRLAAGDKSMDIMSLDPPFVPELAEPGFLAPVPENVVAETTSDIVEGALAGAQWNDQVVAVPFWANTQLLWYRKSVAQAAGLDMNQPVTWDQIMEAAKSQDKQLGVQGVRSESMTVWVNALYESQGTSIVENPGASKDEVQLGLDSEAGREAARVIGTIGRDGLGGPGLSTADESASMALFQGDKGSFMVNWPFIWPATEADQPELLDDIGAALYPRMTADQPSAPPLGGIMLGVGANSDHPDLAYEAITCIASVENQAYYFESNGNPPAKKAAFDDPKVREKFPMAPLIRESLDMAKPRPQTPYYNEVSTAIQQRWTPAEAVNENTPADTSEFIGQVLRGERLL